In Leptospira levettii, the genomic window AATCCACAACGGCAGCCCACTTGGCTTGCGCTCTAGCAAGAAGAGGGAAAACTCTCATTGTCGATATGGATATGCAAGGGGATTTAACTGACTTTTCTTTGCCCGATTTGGATTTAACGGCACTAGATGAATCCAATGTCATGAGTGTCCTACTTGGAATGAAAAAAATTTCTGACTGTATTCGAAAAACCAAACACTTTGATGTTTTACCTTCCACTCTCAGTTTGGCAAAACTCACAAAATACAATCCTGACTCTACAAGTTTGTGCCTTCAGTTCAAACGTTCTTTAGAAGAAGTACGTAAAAATTACCAATTTGTTGTGATTGATACTCCGGGTTCGGCAAAACATGAACTCACAACTGCGATTTATAATTCGGAACTCATCTTAATTCCCGTCACACCCAGCAAATGGACCATAAGAGCCGTGAACCTTTTGTTAGATGAAATCACACAAACAGAAACAGTTTTTAGCCAGAAGAAAAAAATAGCCTTTGTTCCTTCTTGGTTTGGTCCTTCCAAAAAACATAGGGAACTCTTGGAAAGATTAAAAGCCATTGAAGAAATTCCCACTTTAGGGGAAATTCCAAAATCAGAATCCATTAAGGTCAAAACAGAGAAACAAGAATCCTTAAAGAAGGATACAAATGCTTGGTATGCCTTTGATCGTTTGGCAGATGAAACCATTGCACTTGTTGATCCAGAAAATTCAATTTCCCAAATACGCTTATAACAAACAAATTTTAATCTTTAGGTTTGAAACTCGATTGGTGTTTTTTTCGTTCCAAAGCAATTTCTTGGATGTGGCCTGCAAAACTCGGATGGTGTTTTAGAATTTCACTAAAGGCATCTCTACTCAGTGTATAAACATCACAATACGAGCCGGCTTTGATTGTCGCTGTCCGCAAAGAATCGTCAATCAAACTCATCTCTCCAAAAAAAGATCCAGAGTTCAAGGTTGCGAGTAGTTCTCCTGATTTTTCTTTGATCACTTCTACATGTCCCTTCGATAAAAAATACATATTATGAGGGACGTCACCTTCTCGGAAAATCACATCTCCTTTCATATAATAAGCAGGTTTTAATTCAAGAACCACTTCTCTCTTTAATTCTTCTGGTGCATGTTTGAAAAATGGGACCACTGAAATCAGATGGTTATGTAAAAACATGGAGACATCAATTTTGATTCCCGATGGAAGTTGGTCCCAAATTTCTTTTTCATCTATACCATGTTTGTTTTCCCAAAGATTGATATAGTAGGATCTAATTCTGTTAGCTAATTGAGGAGGTAATTTTTTGTATTTAATAAAGGAGTTAATTGTATTTAATTTTTCTTGGAAAGTAACACGGGAAATATCCAGATTCGATAGTAATGTTGCAATATTACCAATCACATAACCATATATACCAACACCTAAAATCATCACTCCCATCGTATAAATTGTTTGTGGGTTAGAAGTGGGTGTGATATCCCCATAACCAATGGTTGTGAGAGTTGTCACTGACCAGTACAAAGACCTGATATAACGTGTCGTCATATCTTTGTCTGGTAAAAACTCTGGACTCAAATGGATCCAACCACAAGCAACCCAGTGTGCAAAAAGGGAAGTCCAATAGACAAAGAATATCAATCGAAAGGTCATTGGATTGATCACATCTAATAATTTAAATCGATCTTCTGACTCTGCTCCAAGAGCTAACATTCGTAAGGATTTAAAAAGTTCAAAAACTCTAACTGATCGAAGTAAACGTAAAATTTTTAAACTATCGGTCACACCGAAATACTGGAAAAAAAATCCACCAAATAAATCAAATGGAAAGGCAGATAAAAAATCGATGAGAAACCAAGATTTGAAATACGTTTTGGCTACGATTTTTTTGTTTTGGATGAGGAGTCTGTCCTTTAAAATCGCAGTAAAAAAATTGAGAATTAGGTCGATTCCAAAAATGACTTGGATCCCTCTTTCGAAGTGGGTAACGCCTACTGATAGTTTATGAGGGAATACAAGGCGAAGTGGGACTTCTATGGCAAAGTAGGTAATACAAATAAAGACAAAAAGATCCCAGATTCGTTTGTAGGGAGAATTTGGATGGATCATATACTATAGTATCGACAAGCTATGTTTTATATTTGCGTTCTTTCAGATAAAAAAAATCCTGAATTGCATAAGAGGTGATTATGTTCGGTGGAGCCGGTGGAAACAAGTTTGATATGCTCAAACAGATGAAAAAGATGCGTTCGCAAGTGAAAACCATGGAAAAGGAACTTGCTGGCCTAAATTTTGTAGGAATTTCTAAAAATAAACTTCTATCCGTCACTTTGGATGGTAAATTCCAAATGAAATCGATCCAAATTGAAGATGAGTTATTGGAGAAAAAGGATAAAAATCTCCTCGAACGTTCCATCCAAGAAGCTTACACAAAAGCATTACAAGACGCACAAGCTGGTGCAGCAAAACAAATGCAGGCGATGGGTGGATTTCCTGGGCTTGGGATGTAGACAAAAGATTCTTTTTCTACGTTTCTAAAAATGGAAAAGCCTACAAAGGAATTCTTTGTAGGCTTTTTTTTTGGGATTTTCTCCAGTTTTTGTCGTTACGAATTGAAATTAACTTGCTGGAACAATTTCCACTTCAACACGTCGGTTGGAACCATCTTTTGGATCTACATTTTTTAGTGGAGTAGAGGAACCTAATCCTTGTACGGTTCCGATTCGTTTTCCTTCAACACCATTTTCAATGATGGCATCTTTTGCAGTCACAGCGCGGTCATTGGAAAGTTTTTGGTTGAGGTCTTCTGCACCTGTGCGGTTTGCATGACCAGTGATATTGATTTTTGTTTCAGGGTAAGCAGCAAGTGCTTCCGCTAATTTATCAATATTTTCTTTTCCTTTCCCTTTTAGATCCGCTTTTCCATCCTCGAATGCAATACCGCCGTCCATAGAGGCAGTGAGAGCCACTGTTTCTCCACCACGTTCACTCTTAGTAAGAGTAATGCCTTGTTTTTTCATTTCTTCTGCCATGTTGTCGTACATGGTGTTGAGATAAAATCCTGTTCCAAGACCAGCTAAACATCCAGCACCCAAACCAACAATTTTACCTTTGTTTTGAGGTTTCTTTTTTTCCATTGCCAAAGATTCTTTTATTTGTCTTTGGAAATCGTTCTTTTTGTTCTTAGTGTCTTTTTTTCTTTGTGACTCATCATACACAGCACCTAACGCAAGACCAACTCCACATCCGATGGATGTACTGAGGATGAGACGTTTTGTGTTGTCTGAAAGGCCACAAGAAATTGTGGTAAGTAATGATAGGGATAAAATTCCGGAAATGATTTGTTTCAAAGTGATTGTCCTCTTTCTCCTTCTCAATGAAGGTTTCGGACAAAGTTTAAAGAAATCCTCCCTGTTTGCAAGGAGGATTTCCATCTCTTTAAAATCCTTAGTATCTGTCCGTGAGGAGTTTTACTACTGATTCTGGTCTGAGATTTGCTTGGGCAAGCATGGCCACACCCGATTTGGTTAGGATTTGGTTTTTGGAGTATTCTACCATTTCCGTTGCCATATCTGCATCTCTGATTTGTGATTCGGAAGAAACCATGTTCACATAGTTATTACTCAGTGATTTTAAGGTTAAATCCAATCGGTTGTAATAGGCACCCAAGTCCGACCGTAGTCGATTGACTCTGGAAATGGCATCATCCAGTACCTGGAGTGAATCGGTAGCTTTGTTTGGAGTTGAAAGAGTCAACTTGTTTCCAGCTTGTTTCAGTTTTAAAGAAGAACTTGTCATCGTGTTGATAAACACTTCTATCTTTTCTGAACCGTTTGCACCCACTTGTAAAGTCATCGGGTTTTTGCCAGCGCGAGAGAATCGACCATCCAGCGGCCTAACTTTATTAAACTCTGCAGATGTTCCGATCCTTTCCACTTCTTCAACTAATTGTGATACTTCTAACTGGACAAGTTTCCTGTCTTCATTCGAATAGATCCCGTTAGCAGATTGAACTGAAAGTTCGCGTAACCTCTGTAAGATAGAGTTTACTTGGTCCAAAGATCCTTCCGTTACTTGTAAAAACGACATACCATCCTGGGTATTTCGTTCTGCTTGGCCTAAAGCACGGATTTGGGATCTAAGTTTTTCGGATACGGAGAATCCCAAGGAATCATCCCCTGGTCTGTTGATTCGCATACCCGTTGCTAGGTGTTCCATGGACTTGTCCATGTCACGACTTGTGTTTGTAAGTGCCCGTTTTGCAACGAGTGCACTGATGTTGTGATTGATAATCATTGTCACACCCTCCTGTGTGTCCATGACCCGCTTGTTTCCCTACAGGCGGAGAAAAGAAAAAATCAGTTTCCAGAAATCCTTTCCTTCGAGGAGAGAAGGGGTTGCCTGCCCTTGGTTCTCCCGGGAATTTTTCCTTTCCAGATGATTCTATACCAAAAAACTTATGTCTGTAAAGAAAATTTAAGGTGCGAGGTCTTAAGATTTTGAAAATCTACACCAAATTTGGCGATGGCGGACAAACCTATTTAGCGTCTGGGAAAAAAGTTTCAAAAACTGACAGACGAGTGGATCTGTATGGTACCTGTGATGAATTGAATAGCACCATTGGACTTGCACTTTCCCTTGGTAAAAATGAAACGCTTCCAACTTCCTTTTTAGAACATTTGCAAAACATCCAAAGTTTTCTCTTTGAAATTGGTTCAGAGCTTGCTGGTTATGTTCCGAAGGAAGCAAAGGATGGAACTGTTGTTAACGCAAATGATGTAAGTATTTTGGAACAGGAAATTGATCGTTTGATGGAAACTCTTCCTGAAATCAAATTTTTCATTTTGCCAGGAGGTAGTCCTTTTTCGAGTGCCTTACATATGGCACGAACGATCTGCCGTAGGTTAGAAAGGGATTTACTTGTTTACATTGAGGCAGGTGGAGAAATTCATAATGATCTTAGAATTTACATCAATCGATTGTCTGATTATTTATTTGTCGCCGCTAGGTTTGTCAATTTTTCATTGGGGCAAGAGGAAACCATTTGGAAAAGTCGTACGAAATCAAACTAGAAAAACAACCTAAAGGGATCACAAGTTTATTTCTCACAGAAATGTGGGAAAGGCTTAGTTATTATGGAATGCGAGCATTACTTGTTTTGTATCTTGTGAATGCTTTAGGTTTTTCTGATAAAGATGCAGGTGTGATTTATGCTTATTACACCAGTTTCGTGTATCTAACTCCTGTTATCGGAGGGTACATCACAGATCGATATTTGAGTTACCGATTTGCTATTTATTTAGGAAGTGTTTTGATGTTATTCGGCCATCTGTCCTTGGCCATTTCTGGTTTATCTTATTTTTATTTAGGGTTATGTTTACTCGCTTTAGGGAATGGATTTTTTAAACCAAATATTTCTACAATTTTTGGAAGGTTGTATGTAGAAAAACCCAATTTAAGAGACAGTGGGTTTACCATTTTTTATATGGGGATCAATTTAGGTGGTTTACTGGGTCCAATCATTTCCGGTACTTTGGGTGAAAAAGTAGATTGGCATTTGGGATTTTTATCAGCCGGGCTTGGAATGGCAATTGGGATCTTCGTATTTTATTTTGGAAGTAGATCCCTTCCAAAATCCATTTGGGAAAAAACAAAGGGAATCAATTTAACACATACGCACGAAAGTGGCACTTTAACCAATGATTCCGAAAATGAGGTAGTTCCAAAAATCGCTCTGATTGGCCTCCTTTCTTTTTTTAGTATTTTTTTCTGGATGGCTTTTGAACAAATGGGATCTTCTCTGAATTTGTTTGCCTTACGTCATACAGATAGGAATGTATTTGGTATAGAAATTCCAGCCTCCATCTTCCAATCATTAAACCCTTTGATGATTTTGATT contains:
- a CDS encoding ParA family protein — its product is MKVISVSNIKGGSGKSTTAAHLACALARRGKTLIVDMDMQGDLTDFSLPDLDLTALDESNVMSVLLGMKKISDCIRKTKHFDVLPSTLSLAKLTKYNPDSTSLCLQFKRSLEEVRKNYQFVVIDTPGSAKHELTTAIYNSELILIPVTPSKWTIRAVNLLLDEITQTETVFSQKKKIAFVPSWFGPSKKHRELLERLKAIEEIPTLGEIPKSESIKVKTEKQESLKKDTNAWYAFDRLADETIALVDPENSISQIRL
- a CDS encoding YbaB/EbfC family nucleoid-associated protein, translated to MFGGAGGNKFDMLKQMKKMRSQVKTMEKELAGLNFVGISKNKLLSVTLDGKFQMKSIQIEDELLEKKDKNLLERSIQEAYTKALQDAQAGAAKQMQAMGGFPGLGM
- a CDS encoding cob(I)yrinic acid a,c-diamide adenosyltransferase, which encodes MKIYTKFGDGGQTYLASGKKVSKTDRRVDLYGTCDELNSTIGLALSLGKNETLPTSFLEHLQNIQSFLFEIGSELAGYVPKEAKDGTVVNANDVSILEQEIDRLMETLPEIKFFILPGGSPFSSALHMARTICRRLERDLLVYIEAGGEIHNDLRIYINRLSDYLFVAARFVNFSLGQEETIWKSRTKSN
- a CDS encoding peptide MFS transporter, whose protein sequence is MEKSYEIKLEKQPKGITSLFLTEMWERLSYYGMRALLVLYLVNALGFSDKDAGVIYAYYTSFVYLTPVIGGYITDRYLSYRFAIYLGSVLMLFGHLSLAISGLSYFYLGLCLLALGNGFFKPNISTIFGRLYVEKPNLRDSGFTIFYMGINLGGLLGPIISGTLGEKVDWHLGFLSAGLGMAIGIFVFYFGSRSLPKSIWEKTKGINLTHTHESGTLTNDSENEVVPKIALIGLLSFFSIFFWMAFEQMGSSLNLFALRHTDRNVFGIEIPASIFQSLNPLMILIFGPFVSFLWTSLSKTNRNPNPILKFVISLFFLGLGFLVMVFAANKAETGVSVSLFFLVFVYFWNTISELCLSPVGLSFVSKMAPTKFASFLMGTWFLSTAFGHYAAGILSGYQREWGSMANFYGFFVIVSWFASFILLGIYLWKKNSILPLLESEKTRKLDSSSPIRGSIET
- a CDS encoding OmpA family protein yields the protein MKQIISGILSLSLLTTISCGLSDNTKRLILSTSIGCGVGLALGAVYDESQRKKDTKNKKNDFQRQIKESLAMEKKKPQNKGKIVGLGAGCLAGLGTGFYLNTMYDNMAEEMKKQGITLTKSERGGETVALTASMDGGIAFEDGKADLKGKGKENIDKLAEALAAYPETKINITGHANRTGAEDLNQKLSNDRAVTAKDAIIENGVEGKRIGTVQGLGSSTPLKNVDPKDGSNRRVEVEIVPAS
- a CDS encoding flagellin; protein product: MIINHNISALVAKRALTNTSRDMDKSMEHLATGMRINRPGDDSLGFSVSEKLRSQIRALGQAERNTQDGMSFLQVTEGSLDQVNSILQRLRELSVQSANGIYSNEDRKLVQLEVSQLVEEVERIGTSAEFNKVRPLDGRFSRAGKNPMTLQVGANGSEKIEVFINTMTSSSLKLKQAGNKLTLSTPNKATDSLQVLDDAISRVNRLRSDLGAYYNRLDLTLKSLSNNYVNMVSSESQIRDADMATEMVEYSKNQILTKSGVAMLAQANLRPESVVKLLTDRY
- a CDS encoding cyclic nucleotide-binding domain-containing protein; its protein translation is MIHPNSPYKRIWDLFVFICITYFAIEVPLRLVFPHKLSVGVTHFERGIQVIFGIDLILNFFTAILKDRLLIQNKKIVAKTYFKSWFLIDFLSAFPFDLFGGFFFQYFGVTDSLKILRLLRSVRVFELFKSLRMLALGAESEDRFKLLDVINPMTFRLIFFVYWTSLFAHWVACGWIHLSPEFLPDKDMTTRYIRSLYWSVTTLTTIGYGDITPTSNPQTIYTMGVMILGVGIYGYVIGNIATLLSNLDISRVTFQEKLNTINSFIKYKKLPPQLANRIRSYYINLWENKHGIDEKEIWDQLPSGIKIDVSMFLHNHLISVVPFFKHAPEELKREVVLELKPAYYMKGDVIFREGDVPHNMYFLSKGHVEVIKEKSGELLATLNSGSFFGEMSLIDDSLRTATIKAGSYCDVYTLSRDAFSEILKHHPSFAGHIQEIALERKKHQSSFKPKD